In one Bryobacteraceae bacterium genomic region, the following are encoded:
- a CDS encoding sulfite exporter TauE/SafE family protein: MTGLWAALWMAFSLGLMASLHCAQMCGPIVLAYSMHTPKWRAHFAYNAGRILTYSALGAVAGGLGGAAAIAGAGRWVGMATGVLMIVVGLMMTGYVPSAGGLVTIGATDTNLLTRLAGPLVRSSRALEKFGLGVCLGFLPCGMIWAALLQAAGAGSAWEGAAMMAAFGCGTAGSLLATAAFAPPLRAMLTGWLGRHSSRIGGIGIMAAGAWVIWRAWMVAAQGAACHVHGA; the protein is encoded by the coding sequence GTGACCGGGTTGTGGGCCGCCCTGTGGATGGCCTTCTCGCTCGGGCTGATGGCCAGCCTGCACTGCGCGCAGATGTGCGGCCCCATCGTCCTCGCCTACAGTATGCACACTCCGAAATGGCGGGCGCACTTCGCCTACAACGCCGGCCGGATCTTGACCTACTCCGCGTTGGGCGCGGTAGCGGGCGGACTCGGCGGAGCTGCCGCCATCGCCGGAGCCGGACGCTGGGTCGGCATGGCAACCGGCGTGCTCATGATTGTGGTTGGGCTGATGATGACTGGATATGTACCCAGCGCCGGAGGATTGGTGACCATTGGCGCAACTGATACAAATCTCTTAACCCGTTTGGCCGGGCCGCTCGTCCGTTCCTCGCGCGCGCTCGAGAAATTCGGGCTCGGCGTGTGCCTCGGATTTTTGCCGTGTGGCATGATTTGGGCGGCGTTGTTGCAGGCGGCGGGCGCGGGAAGCGCCTGGGAAGGAGCCGCGATGATGGCTGCGTTCGGATGCGGCACGGCTGGCTCCCTCCTCGCCACTGCGGCTTTTGCCCCACCGCTGCGGGCCATGCTCACCGGCTGGCTGGGCCGCCACAGCTCGCGGATCGGCGGCATCGGCATCATGGCCGCGGGAGCATGGGTGATCTGGCGCGCCTGGATGGTGGCGGCACAAGGAGCGGCGTGCCATGTCCACGGCGCCTAA